The genomic interval gtttttagtttttgtaaagttattatatgactagttttaattttgtaaggtTAGTTTAGTCTAATAATAACACATCAAATGTAGTGTAGTCACCGTCAACAATAGCTAAGTTCTAGTATTTACATTAGAGAATTTTGTGACTATttacataaaatttcatattttattttatttttttgtaagggaaatttcatttttttttattaaatattgattatgtattaattttctctttattttgtaGGTGTTCTACTAGTGGATCGGAAGTGACAACTCTCAgttttgaggtttttttttctaatattatggTTTTATTGTCTAGTTCTCCTAGGGTATCTCTGCATGCCCTTAGGATAGACAATGAACTGTTATAGATGGAAGAAAATCCTCCTCTGCTTACGTAACTTTATTACCTTTGTTATTTTAACCTGTATCGgtttcctttcaaaaaaaaaaaaattataagacaTAATGGTGattcaaaaaaatattcataaataaaCAGTAATATATCTAGCCTATCCTATTTTACAAATACCTATATTTCTATACAATTCCTACTAAATGAATTTTAACTATTCCTTTTTTAAACCTAAATTGAAAAATGAGATACACTAATTTTAGGTAAAAATAAAGGTGATTCTAAAAATATATTCATCAATGacattgatatttttctatCCTATTATACTAGAGCTAATAGCAATGTTTTTCTAGTAAAATTCCTCCTAAATGcaaattaaatattcttatctCTTACCatactaaaaagaaaaaagaataataacttAGTAAAACGTAAATGAAGactaaattaaatgaaatgtgaaatattttttctctttttcttttaaattttaatcaaCTTTACATAAAAGATAAATAAGACAGCAAACCCCCCAACCAAGTGCATCAATTATGCACTAAAAAATAGAATTGGACTGGATTATATACATTTTACCATACAAATCTTTAATTCTcatcaaaacaaaattcaaactTTATCAAAACAAGTTGCATTATGTATAGTATAtgcacttattttttttttatttatttttacagttTGGGTTGCTCTAATAATTGTtatataagtttttttaaaaaaaaaataataataattattatataagttACTATATGAATTTAAATTGCGATTTATATTGCTACATTAATTCAATTGTTATATGAGTTGTTACATGAATTtccgtaaaaatattaaaaaaaatgaaaaaaaattctatataCATATTCCACTCTACGTTAAATAAATCTTTAATTCTCgtcaaaacaaaattaattaataatctatTGTTACAATTCAATTGCCACTTTAGACAAACAATGCTTTAACCTTGTTCCTCACCAGTTTTCTTCTTAGAAACTCGCCATATGCAATCTTGAAAATACACAACAAAAGAGGCCCATTTAACTGCATTTCCCAAGCATAACAAACTGATCAAACCAATAATCCCAAACCATGTTTTATAGCAGCCAAAGTAGAGGCATAGTGCCCTCAAACCCAATTCCCAAATAGTGAAAATAAGCACCAAACCAACTCCATTCTGAGTATTCCTTAGGCTAAGATAAGCTGCTGAGCCTAAAGCTTTGATCCCACAAATCCCTTCCAGGATTGAAATCACAAGACCCAAGTTCCATATAGCACACCAAGGCAAGTAGATTATCACCAAGAATAATAGATTTGACCCATAAATTAGATGATGGAAAAGATTAAATCCCAATGAAGATACcctttcaaaattattcaaaacaATTCCACTTCTTTCAGGTGTGAAGAAGAGCCTAAAAACAGCAGAATAGGTTACTAGTAACCAAATAAACCCGAGAAGAGTACATGTGGATAAGAACACAACATAGAGAAATGTAACAAAAGTGGCTCTTAATCTGACTTTTTCGATCCTTAGATGAAACATATCAAAAAATGTCAAAGCTTTTTCTtctctgtaaatttttgaagACAAATCAACAGTGAAAATTAAGTTAATGAACTCTAGGAGATGAAGGGGTACCAAATAGAGAAAACACATTTGAAAAAGCTCATTAAAATGGTACTTGTTTATATTTCTAAACATATCAATTGGTAAAAGCCATGGGTTACCAAGTGAAGGAATAAAAAGACCTGTCTTTTTTGGTAATGGGAGATTTTCAGTACTTTGAGACAGGAATTTTTGGAGGAAGGTTTCATAGTAAATTAAGAAACAAAACAGAGGCAGTGATGTTAGAATGGTGAAGAAAATAAAGTTGgtgtttttgtgaaaaattgtgaGAGTTTCTTTAAGGATATCAAATACCTTCATTGTTGGAtactcaatcttcttcttccttgaattgaAATTGGTTATTCTTTAAATTCAGATTTAAAGTCTGTCTCCTCTTTGAGTTGACTCAATCGAATATGATCTCTGAGCCTCAGTGGGCAGCTTGACTTTTggaaatgttattttaataagAAAGTTCCTCTTGTAACTAATCTCTACTAGTTTCATTATTGCAATTCATTTTGGGCCAATATAATAATCTTTGAGGTAAAAAGGTCATACGAAGAATCACCACCATTGCAAAGAATGGCAGCCCCAAAACTGAGCAATCCTCTTACAGCTGCATCAACAAACAAGCTGGGGCCACCAGTGAGGTGGATGGGTCCTATTGGAGAATATGTGGATTAAATGTGAAAATATTGAATCATATATAAGAATACGTAAATTTCTCAGGTCATgatcaattggttttgagatggaatcgCGTGATTCGACGTGGTATCAAATTATATAACTGTGAGCTTTCGATCTACACCTAGCAAAAATAGCCACCATCTTGAGAGGAATTAGAGAATATTGTCCCACGTCGATATTAGAATACTTTTTTTCTGAGCGTTACTATTAATCATATATAAACCTCTGCTCAGAATAACGCATATCCTCAAATATCTCTCTCGCTCGACCCTTTATCTCTTTTCTCGGCTCAGTCCttcaatatttataatttagatTAATTGATTGCGTTTAACATCATAATTTTATATCAGAAGTTGGGTTAATTAGTTACCTATTAAGTCAATTGATTTGTATCATACTGTTTCATATATTGTTACACAATTTTATATCGCAGATTGAAAcataataattttgattttaaataGACAGATAGATTTTATTGATTAAcctctttttattatttataattactgATCTACAGGAGGTACAGTGCAAACTTTGTTATAAATCTTTTGAGAAAATGGATTAAGTCTGAGAATGTCAATGTTGTTCGgggtataatttattatattactgcACCTTCAAAGTAACTAATTAAagattttctctcttaattattttaaatattaatattactgAACTGAAGATTTTGATTCATTTATTGTGCAGCATGGAAGATATGACAGCCAATCCTTTTCATTCATTGTTTTATCTTGTATTTATGCTATCCGTTTGTGCACTTTTCTCCAAATCCATTGCCAAACAGGTACATatctatctattctatataaagtgactatataacataattattggtttatgagaaattcatgggtcactttttatttctattaaaaataaaataatttattattaaaaataaaatgatttatgagacattcactttttatttatatataataaaataaatctcattacatcaaaaaaaaaaaaaaaaagattggtTTTTACTGTTATACATCTACGATTAGGTTTTCTAAATATacttattctaaataagaatttagtactatttatatattatatatatatatattgctaaagaattttattatttgtttttttagcTCGATCAGATTATAATTGTTTGGCTCAcatttattctatataaaatattaaaattttttatttatgagaaattattggctgactttttttttatttttatttaaatcactattatgttttcaaatttcaatgattaccactacattgaatattattaatttaagattaggatattaaaaaaataaaaactaaaataaaattaacatgcGTGACTTGACACGTAACAtctatctagtatatatatatatactagcaaaaagttacgtgcggggcacgtatactaaattttatgctaatttttttctacgttattaaaaagtaatacaattaaaaattttaaaaaaatattattagttaataggttcaacatcattacactgtgttcatttttaaggaaaaaaaatatatttatgaaataataatttgttgcaaCGCGTGTACAAGCAAAATTCtgaaaatatagcatttattagtagagtattgacaatttcaacagtaaattaaccgattgtatacttttttgtcTACTAACATTAAGCTTTTGATATTTGAGTGGTGAACTCTTATTTTGTCCGCttttaaaaattgtagataagaaaactaatgatagtcattgatggatttcaatcttcattttctttgatagagacaatagtgtaatttttgtattttgcacttttcattctagccgggtccgcatatatctggattatctattttttctttgataaattcaatatggtagtgtcgacaaagcgacggtgttcctgcaaacagtgatgtattttcatgtaagatgattagacatggtgtgcataatttatttaattaaaaaatcaacttatgaaaagcatgtaaaactatttaattttttaaaaactacacATCTCCAGTATATTTCATTAGACTAAATAAATGTGAACTCTATAATCAGGTtagactttttttattattatttagtctGAGTTCACATTTATTGATTCACtacatattttgttttataattaattaattgttaatcaattttttttatgtatctcTATAATTTCTGTTTCTTTTATTAATGTGAAACTTTAGCCTTAATTAGTTCCCTTCTAGCCCAATAAAATTAAGCCAGATCTACTTCTCACTTCCCtttcattatattttaattgatgTTTCTTTACGTGATTCTTTATATATTCTCTATatatttttctagatatttagtcattgttattattaatgatttaaaattgaattattgatcttagataTTAATTGATGATCagcattattattaaaaatagtgTTGGAGAACTTCATCCACTGAAGTGTGCCCGAAAGCATGAGGAATTCCCGCTGGTGATAAGATGACAACGGTGATTTGAGCACCGCACTTGACCCAACCGATATCAAATTTTCTATCGTAGAATATAATGATCTGCTAACCAAACCCTAAACAAGAAATTAGACGATTGGTATTCATCGTGAAAAGAAATAAACGTACAGTTATTATCAAATATAATCACATAGTGACTTCATCAAATAGCATACACACATATGTACTACTACAATACTTTTTAAACTTATTTCAGAGAGGATAAATGAAACAAAAGAAAACTTACAGTAAAAACTCTGAAACGGCCACAAAATCAATAAGAAAAAGCCAAAAACCTAAAAAGTACAAGTGTTCGGtagaaaaaaaagtaaataaaatcatGGAATTCATTTTCTATCCCTAAGATGAgatcaaaacataaaaataacatgtacCATTATGATTTGTAAGGGGCAACAAGAGCATACAAGCAAACGAGGTGAAAGAGGAAATAGCAGACTgtaaaattttttagtctatttatcagaataaaatacaaaatagcaTATATTTATAGTTCTAAGCAAAACCCAtaaaaattttgaagaaaaaataccTCAATTCAAATATCCATTCAATGATAAACACATCTTACCCAATTTCCACATATGCGTTATAAACACAAAATTTCACATACACCACAACTCTCTTAGACCATCCGAGATAGACTTATATTTACCGAAGCTGTCTTGAGCCACCATAACATCAGTCGCTGTTGTCAACGAATTCTCATACTGAAGAAGCCTTCGATTTTGAAAACTATTTTGGCCACATCATCATCTATGATACTAATTAGAGATATTTAAACAcaacaatgaaataaaaatgATTCAAGGATATACATAAATACGCTTAccaaatttcattaaatatatacaacaaTTATAGTTATTAAGAAAAAACTTAATCACACATTGAAATTGAGATACAAAGCAATCACATTGGAGATTATATCTAACCTATGGTGCCATAGTGTTACTCTGAGACAATTCACCTAAATTCTAAAAGAATTCACCAAAATAGTCCTAGATGGCTCTTTCATCATCGAAGAGAAAAGCTGCGCATCTTACCCTGTTTGAACCAGATCATACGATAAGTTAAGAGCCTCTGCCACCAAAAAATAGTATTATTTGATAAATTATGCTCTTAGTCATCACTTTATAAGTTAGGAGCCTCTGCCACCAAAAAACTCAAAAGTAGCTTGCttgctatatatatacatcaagGAAAAAATGAAGCTTTGTTgttcaagaaaacaaaacagAGAATGTGCAAATTTAACAGATGCACAGTACTACCTACAAGGTTAATGTGCTTGTTCTTCACTGTAAGATTTTATAGACACCAACATAAAGTCCTTCAAAATCATGGCTTAGTTAGAGCATATGTGATTAGAGACCACTTCATTCCAAGTATAGCTTggataaacaaaacaaaattgtTAGCCATAGAATTACAAGAATTTAATATACCAAATACagattttattttcttacaacaaaTCTCTTTAAACCATATATTCTAAGGGACACAACTTCTGAACCTCAAATGTGGCAGGTATACCCCTTTCCGACCAATGAAATCTGAAATCCGGCCACATCACTATTTCCACCCAAATCGATGTCAATTTTCAATCGATTTTTTTTAGGTTTCCAATGGCGATGTCATGAGTTCCCCTGATTCGGTCTGGTGATGTTACCCTCAAGCTGTTCTTCTCCACCACGAATCTACCATGAATTGAGATATGTGCCAAAGACGGTAGCAGAAACCCTAGAAAGAGCCTCATCATCACTGATCTCTGAAGCTCCATTCACGAGGATggatttgaaaaaagaaatacaCAAAATGAGTcgagtaaaaaaaaaacatagttaACGGCGTTAAATCATTGGGTTGTGATTCTAGAAgtgaaatttgattttatatacttaaaaaattaaaaaaatttattattaaaccaaaaacttaaaccctaaaaaaattatgcctttttttttcaaaaccccaaaaataccccctcacaattcacccattctctctctctctctctctctctctctctctctctctctctctctctctctctctctctctctctctctctctctctctctctctctctctctctctctctcacatcccaaccgcccaccctcaccaccacctccgacctccatcctccgacctccgaccctcaccaccacctccgaccacccgcaccaacacccTCGACCCAACCCCACTCTCTCGAACCACCCAAAAGTCGCACCCCCTCagcccactctctcttcttctctctgaaatcgtagaaaaaaaaaaatttccccCTAGGTCCGATGGTTGaaccatggggtccgaccaatcggacccatcggaccccatggtccgaccatcagaCTTgggtctctcttcctctctctgaaaacgcaaaaaaaaaaaaaaaaataaaacatataggtccgatggtcggacctagggggaaattttttttttctgcgatttcagagagaagaagagagagtggacTGAGGGGGTGCGACTTTTGGGTGGTCCGAGAGAGTGGGGCTGGGTCGgggtgttggtgcgggtggtcggaggtggtggtgagggtcggaggtcggaggatggaggtcggaggtggtggtgagggtgggcggttgggatgtgagatagagagagagagagatagagagagagagagagagagagagagagagagagagagaaagagagagagagagatgatgcagagagagagagagaatgggtgaattatgaggggggtatttttggggttttgataaAAAAGGCATAGTTTTTTTAGAGTTTaggtttttggtttaataataaattttttttaattttttaagtatataaaattaaaattctcttctagaatatcagttcaaatattaatttaaatattaatgagatttgttttattattattttattatatataaataatattttattattttattaaataaaaataaaaaatcagccATGAATTTTTTAAGGGTTATAGAGCGAGTGAGATATAAATTGACTTCTTtggattataatattattttgctGAATTTTGTATATTTGTATGATCCAATTATTTGATGATACAAATCAGGTTTTTTCTTTTGTGGATATACTAATTCTTGTGAATCAGAATTATTTATTATGATATGACTTAGATCAAGGTTGTGTTATTAGCTTTCTGTCAATATTGGGGTAATTGGAATTTTAAATCACAATCATGAATTAGTGTGGAGCTTATTAGTCCTAAATGATACTATTGTAGCATAGGTTATTATCTTTTCCTTTCTtatattttgttgttaattatactatatttttaaatatattgtaaCTAATATGTTTTCTTTTGACAGAAATGTATGGCATTGGAGAATAACATTTGAAGTTTAATTTCTGTCAAGTTATTGGATTTTCAATAgatgtttttataaaatttgtGTGAGACTTATGGACTCTTTTATGAACATTTTATGGattgtttatttattgtttgaaattttagataCGGACATTTATGAAGCATgatatttacttattattaaCTCGTTGtggaattttcaatttaaattagaGTGATTTTTTATGTATGATGAGCATTTTTTTTTGGAGCTATTAGTTCAAGTat from Cannabis sativa cultivar Pink pepper isolate KNU-18-1 chromosome 4, ASM2916894v1, whole genome shotgun sequence carries:
- the LOC115714648 gene encoding uncharacterized protein LOC115714648 translates to MKVFDILKETLTIFHKNTNFIFFTILTSLPLFCFLIYYETFLQKFLSQSTENLPLPKKTGLFIPSLGNPWLLPIDMFRNINKYHFNELFQMCFLYLVPLHLLEFINLIFTVDLSSKIYREEKALTFFDMFHLRIEKVRLRATFVTFLYVVFLSTCTLLGFIWLLVTYSAVFRLFFTPERSGIVLNNFERVSSLGFNLFHHLIYGSNLLFLVIIYLPWCAIWNLGLVISILEGICGIKALGSAAYLSLRNTQNGVGLVLIFTIWELGLRALCLYFGCYKTWFGIIGLISLLCLGNAVKWASFVVYFQDCIWRVSKKKTGEEQG